One window of Xanthomonas sp. 10-10 genomic DNA carries:
- a CDS encoding efflux RND transporter periplasmic adaptor subunit has protein sequence MLVLPSARSCAALLLAVWLSGCARQASAPAAAKPIPVVVQPVAVQPWNSTVQSIATVRARESVALTAAVSDVVEQVYFDSGDEVKAGQLLLRLRGNSQQAALTAAQATFEETDQLYRRQLGLVGQQLVAKSTVDTQRALRDAAQARVQQMRAEITDREVRAPFSGVLGIRQISPGSLITSSTVIATLDDVARMYVDFQVPESQFGLVQLGNAVNGTAAAYPGARFDGVVAAIDSRIDETTRSVTVRADFPNDDRRLRPGMLLDVRLLQPARQALVIPEIAVVQVGRESYVFRVKSDSSVERADVRLGERRDGKVEVLEGVKAGERIVVDGTGKLRPGLKVVDQAAPASTRPQAAAQ, from the coding sequence ATGCTTGTTCTGCCCAGCGCGCGCAGTTGCGCCGCGCTCTTGTTGGCCGTGTGGCTGTCCGGTTGTGCCCGTCAGGCCAGTGCGCCGGCCGCTGCCAAGCCCATCCCGGTGGTCGTGCAGCCGGTGGCGGTGCAGCCCTGGAACTCCACCGTGCAATCGATCGCCACCGTGCGTGCGCGCGAATCGGTCGCGCTCACTGCGGCGGTCAGCGATGTGGTCGAGCAGGTGTATTTCGACAGCGGCGACGAGGTCAAGGCCGGGCAGTTGCTGCTGCGGCTGCGCGGCAATTCGCAGCAGGCCGCGCTGACCGCCGCGCAGGCCACCTTCGAGGAAACCGACCAGCTGTATCGCCGCCAGTTGGGCCTGGTTGGCCAGCAACTGGTTGCCAAGTCCACCGTCGACACCCAGCGTGCGCTGCGCGATGCGGCGCAGGCGCGCGTGCAGCAGATGCGCGCGGAAATCACCGACCGCGAGGTGCGTGCGCCGTTTTCCGGCGTGCTGGGCATCCGCCAGATCAGTCCGGGGTCGTTGATCACCTCCAGCACCGTGATCGCCACGCTGGACGATGTGGCGCGCATGTACGTGGATTTTCAGGTGCCGGAATCGCAGTTCGGCCTGGTGCAGCTCGGCAATGCCGTCAATGGCACCGCGGCGGCGTATCCGGGTGCGCGTTTCGATGGCGTGGTCGCCGCGATCGACTCGCGCATCGACGAGACCACCCGCTCGGTGACGGTGCGTGCGGACTTCCCCAACGACGACCGTCGCCTGCGCCCGGGCATGCTGCTGGATGTGCGGCTGTTGCAGCCGGCGCGGCAGGCGCTGGTGATCCCGGAGATTGCGGTGGTGCAGGTGGGGCGCGAGTCGTACGTGTTCCGGGTCAAATCCGACAGCAGCGTGGAGCGCGCCGATGTGCGCCTGGGCGAGCGGCGCGACGGCAAGGTGGAGGTGCTGGAGGGTGTCAAGGCCGGTGAGCGCATCGTGGTGGACGGCACCGGCAAACTGCGTCCGGGCCTGAAGGTGGTGGACCAGGCCGCGCCCGCGTCGACGCGCCCGCAGGCAGCGGCACAATGA
- the cysN gene encoding sulfate adenylyltransferase subunit CysN, whose translation MGRESGVGNGESEQQFAASESFDDAAFAIPDSRLPITGAIGAYLHQHESKPLLRFITCGSVDDGKSTLIGRLLYDSKRLFDDQLAALESDSRRHGTQGEGIDYALLMDGLAAEREQGITIDVAYRYFDTDRRKFIVADCPGHEQYTRNMATGASTADVAVVLVDARKGLLAQTRRHSYIVSLLGIGHVVLAVNKMDLVDYDADVFKAIADGYCALATQLGIADVQCIPLSALAGDNLSSASTRMPWYSGPHLLQHLDSVQLEPPETGSGLRLPVQWVNRPNAQFRGYAGTIAAGQVRVGDAVVVVPSGRRTQVASVLDANGEVDSARAGQAVTLTLRDEIDISRGDIIAAIDDPPEVADQFAAHLLWMDDAALLPGRPYWLKIGSRTVTVSISEIKHKVDVNTQERLAAKRLELNEVGYCNLALDEPIAFAPYARNRVLGGFILIDRQSNATVAAGTLEFALRRAGNVHWQHLDVDRSARARIKGQAPRVLWFTGLSGAGKSTVANLVDKRLHALGYHTFILDGDNVRHGLNRDLGFTDEDRVENIRRVAEVARLMADAGLIVLVSFISPFRAERQLARERFDAGEFVEVFVDVPLEVAEARDVKGLYRKARAGQIPNFTGIDSPYEAPETPEIHLHADGENVEALARHVLEFLGLER comes from the coding sequence ATGGGCCGTGAATCGGGAGTCGGGAATGGGGAATCGGAACAGCAGTTCGCTGCGTCTGAATCGTTCGATGATGCCGCTTTTGCCATTCCCGATTCCCGATTACCGATTACCGGCGCCATCGGCGCCTACCTGCATCAACACGAATCCAAGCCGCTGCTGCGTTTCATCACCTGCGGCAGCGTGGACGATGGCAAGAGCACCTTGATCGGGCGCTTGCTGTACGACAGCAAGCGTTTGTTCGACGATCAACTGGCAGCGCTGGAAAGCGATAGCCGCCGGCATGGCACGCAGGGCGAGGGCATCGATTACGCGTTGCTGATGGACGGATTGGCTGCCGAGCGCGAGCAGGGCATCACCATCGATGTGGCGTATCGCTACTTCGATACCGACCGACGCAAGTTCATCGTCGCCGACTGCCCCGGCCACGAGCAATACACACGCAACATGGCCACCGGCGCGTCCACCGCCGATGTGGCGGTGGTGCTGGTGGATGCGCGCAAGGGCTTGCTGGCGCAGACGCGCCGGCACAGCTATATCGTGTCGTTGCTGGGCATCGGCCACGTGGTGCTGGCGGTCAACAAGATGGATCTGGTGGACTACGACGCCGACGTCTTTAAAGCCATCGCCGATGGCTACTGCGCGCTGGCCACGCAGTTGGGCATTGCCGATGTGCAGTGCATTCCGTTGTCGGCACTGGCTGGCGACAACCTGTCCAGCGCTTCCACCCGCATGCCGTGGTACAGCGGGCCGCATCTGCTGCAGCATCTGGACAGCGTGCAGCTGGAGCCGCCTGAGACCGGCAGCGGGCTGCGCTTGCCGGTGCAATGGGTCAATCGCCCCAACGCGCAGTTCCGCGGCTATGCCGGCACGATTGCCGCCGGCCAGGTGCGGGTGGGCGATGCCGTGGTGGTGGTGCCCTCCGGGCGGCGTACCCAGGTGGCATCGGTGCTGGATGCCAATGGCGAGGTGGACAGTGCGCGCGCCGGTCAGGCGGTCACGCTGACCTTGCGCGATGAGATCGATATCAGCCGCGGCGACATCATCGCCGCCATCGACGACCCGCCGGAAGTGGCCGACCAGTTCGCCGCGCATCTGCTGTGGATGGACGATGCCGCCTTGCTGCCGGGCCGCCCGTACTGGCTCAAGATCGGCAGCCGTACGGTCACCGTGAGCATCAGCGAGATCAAGCACAAGGTCGATGTGAATACGCAGGAGCGGCTGGCCGCCAAGCGGCTGGAACTCAACGAGGTGGGCTACTGCAATCTCGCGTTGGATGAGCCCATCGCCTTTGCGCCTTACGCACGCAACCGCGTGCTCGGCGGTTTCATCCTGATCGACCGGCAGAGCAATGCCACCGTGGCGGCGGGGACGCTGGAGTTTGCGTTGCGCCGCGCCGGCAACGTGCATTGGCAGCACCTGGATGTGGACCGCAGCGCCCGTGCGCGCATCAAGGGCCAGGCGCCGCGCGTGCTGTGGTTCACCGGCCTGTCGGGCGCGGGCAAATCCACCGTCGCCAATCTGGTCGACAAGCGCCTGCATGCGCTGGGCTATCACACCTTCATCCTGGACGGCGACAACGTGCGCCACGGACTCAACCGCGATCTGGGCTTCACCGACGAAGATCGCGTGGAAAACATCCGCCGCGTGGCCGAGGTGGCGCGGCTGATGGCCGACGCCGGCCTGATCGTGCTGGTCAGTTTCATCTCGCCGTTCCGCGCCGAGCGGCAACTGGCGCGCGAGCGGTTCGATGCGGGCGAGTTTGTCGAGGTGTTTGTGGATGTGCCGCTGGAGGTGGCAGAAGCGCGCGATGTGAAGGGGCTGTACCGCAAGGCGCGGGCCGGGCAGATTCCCAACTTCACCGGTATCGACTCGCCGTACGAGGCGCCCGAGACACCGGAGATCCATCTTCACGCCGATGGTGAGAATGTAGAGGCGCTGGCGCGCCACGTGCTCGAGTTTCTGGGGCTGGAGCGCTGA
- the cysD gene encoding sulfate adenylyltransferase subunit CysD, translating to MTLPPLSHLDRLEAESIHILREVAAEFRAPVMLYSVGKDSSVLLHLLLKAFAPSQPPIPLLHVDTRWKFGEMIAFRDRRAAETGVDLRVHINPDGVAQDIGPISHGAAVHTDIMKTQGLKQALEQGGFDAAIGGARRDEEKSRAKERVFSFRNARHRWDPKNQRPELWNLYNARTRPGESVRVFPLSNWTELDIWLYIYREKIPVVPLYFAATRPVVERDGAWIMVDDERLPLQPGEIPQLRSVRFRTLGCYPLTGAIESTADTLEAVIAEMLVSTSSERQGRMIDHAPGASMEQKKLEGYF from the coding sequence ATGACCCTGCCACCGCTGTCACACCTGGACCGGCTCGAAGCCGAAAGCATCCACATCCTGCGCGAGGTCGCCGCCGAGTTCCGGGCCCCGGTGATGCTGTATTCGGTCGGCAAGGACAGCTCGGTGCTGCTGCATCTGCTGCTCAAGGCCTTTGCGCCGTCGCAGCCGCCGATCCCGCTGCTGCACGTGGACACGCGCTGGAAGTTCGGCGAGATGATCGCCTTTCGCGATCGCCGTGCGGCCGAGACCGGCGTGGACCTGCGCGTGCACATCAACCCCGACGGCGTCGCGCAGGACATCGGCCCGATCAGCCATGGCGCGGCGGTGCATACCGACATCATGAAGACCCAGGGCCTGAAGCAGGCGCTGGAGCAGGGCGGATTCGATGCGGCGATCGGCGGGGCGCGCCGCGACGAGGAGAAATCGCGTGCCAAGGAGCGCGTGTTCTCGTTCCGCAATGCGCGTCATCGCTGGGATCCCAAGAATCAGCGCCCGGAGCTGTGGAATCTCTACAACGCGCGCACCAGGCCCGGCGAGAGCGTGCGCGTGTTTCCGCTCTCCAACTGGACCGAGCTGGATATCTGGCTATACATCTATCGCGAAAAGATCCCGGTGGTGCCGCTGTATTTCGCCGCAACGCGGCCGGTGGTGGAGCGCGATGGCGCCTGGATCATGGTCGACGACGAGCGCCTGCCGCTGCAGCCCGGCGAAATCCCGCAGCTGCGCTCGGTGCGCTTCCGCACGCTGGGCTGCTATCCGCTCACCGGCGCGATCGAATCGACTGCAGACACGCTGGAAGCGGTGATCGCCGAAATGCTGGTCAGCACCAGCTCCGAACGCCAGGGCCGCATGATCGATCATGCGCCGGGTGCGTCGATGGAACAGAAAAAGCTTGAGGGGTATTTTTGA
- a CDS encoding assimilatory sulfite reductase (NADPH) flavoprotein subunit: protein MTAASSALPPSPLPDERKALLERLVDGLDTASLWWLSGYTAGLAQGQPPRSLAVLPGGQPQAAAQDSQRLTVVYGSQTGNARRQAEQLAADAEAAGLSVRLLRADAYPTRELASERLLYVVISTQGEGDPPDDAIGLVEFLAGRRAPKLPELRYAVLGLGDSSYAQFCGIARRIDDRLAELGASRVQPRGEADLDIDSIADPWRAQALKQARELLKSAPHSATVTPLRSNPVAPAWSHQHPFAAELLANQIISGRDFKGPGFRVYAQPGKRVRHLEFSLEGSGLSYEPGDALGIVHRNPPALVDAVLQTLRLDGHAAVTVGDQTLALNEWLATRRELTKLSRPFLTAHAERARADELQALLTPTQTAGLASLLSDHQVIDVLRRWPADWDHASLLDTLRPLTPRLYSIASSRKRVGEEVHLVVDELTYQAHGHAHLGSASGFLAALAEGDTAPAYIEPNTRFRVPADADRDILMIGPGTGVAPFRGFVQERAETGAKGRNWLFFGAQHFNTDFLYQAEWQHALQRGELHALELAFSRDHADKVYVQHRLRERGAEVYAWLQGGAHVYVCGAIGMGKDVHAALLDIVATHGARSAEDAAAYLTQLQVEGRYARDVY from the coding sequence ATGACCGCCGCCAGTTCCGCGCTACCGCCCAGCCCCTTGCCCGACGAGCGCAAGGCGCTGCTGGAACGGTTGGTCGACGGCCTGGATACCGCCTCGCTGTGGTGGCTGTCCGGCTATACCGCCGGGCTGGCGCAGGGCCAACCGCCACGGTCGCTGGCGGTCCTGCCGGGCGGGCAACCGCAGGCGGCCGCGCAGGACAGCCAGCGGCTGACCGTGGTGTACGGCAGCCAGACCGGCAACGCGCGCCGCCAGGCCGAACAACTGGCCGCCGATGCCGAGGCCGCCGGGCTGAGCGTGCGCTTGCTGCGCGCCGACGCCTACCCCACCCGCGAGCTCGCCAGCGAACGCCTGTTGTACGTGGTGATCAGCACCCAGGGCGAAGGCGACCCGCCGGACGATGCGATCGGCCTGGTCGAATTCCTGGCCGGCCGCCGCGCGCCCAAGCTGCCCGAGCTCAGGTACGCGGTCCTGGGCCTGGGCGATTCCAGCTATGCGCAGTTCTGCGGCATCGCGCGGCGCATCGACGACCGTCTGGCCGAGCTCGGTGCCAGCCGTGTGCAGCCGCGCGGCGAAGCGGACCTGGACATCGACAGCATCGCCGACCCGTGGCGCGCGCAAGCGCTCAAGCAAGCGCGCGAGCTGCTCAAGAGCGCTCCGCACTCGGCCACGGTCACGCCATTGCGCAGCAACCCGGTTGCGCCGGCGTGGTCGCACCAGCACCCGTTTGCCGCCGAGCTGCTGGCCAACCAGATCATCAGCGGGCGCGACTTCAAGGGCCCGGGCTTTCGCGTCTATGCGCAGCCCGGCAAGCGCGTGCGGCACCTGGAATTTTCGCTGGAAGGCAGCGGCCTGAGTTACGAGCCCGGCGATGCGCTGGGCATCGTCCATCGCAATCCGCCGGCATTGGTGGATGCGGTGCTGCAGACCTTGCGACTGGATGGTCATGCCGCCGTCACTGTCGGCGACCAGACTCTGGCCTTGAACGAGTGGCTGGCGACCCGGCGCGAACTGACCAAGCTGTCGCGGCCGTTTCTGACCGCCCATGCCGAGCGCGCGCGCGCAGACGAACTGCAGGCGCTGCTCACCCCTACCCAGACTGCCGGCCTGGCGTCGTTGCTCTCCGATCATCAAGTGATCGACGTGCTGCGACGCTGGCCGGCGGATTGGGACCACGCCAGCCTGCTGGACACCCTGCGTCCACTCACCCCGCGGCTGTACTCGATCGCCTCCAGCCGCAAGCGCGTGGGCGAAGAAGTGCATCTGGTCGTGGACGAACTCACCTACCAGGCGCACGGCCACGCGCATCTGGGCTCGGCCAGCGGCTTTCTCGCCGCACTCGCCGAAGGCGATACCGCCCCGGCCTACATCGAACCCAACACACGCTTTCGCGTGCCGGCCGACGCCGACCGCGACATCCTGATGATCGGCCCGGGCACCGGCGTGGCGCCGTTCCGCGGCTTTGTGCAGGAACGCGCCGAAACCGGTGCCAAGGGGCGTAACTGGCTGTTCTTCGGCGCCCAGCATTTCAATACCGATTTCCTGTACCAGGCCGAGTGGCAGCACGCCCTGCAACGCGGCGAGCTGCACGCGCTGGAGCTGGCGTTCTCGCGCGACCACGCCGACAAGGTCTACGTGCAACACCGCCTGCGCGAACGCGGTGCCGAGGTCTACGCGTGGCTACAGGGCGGCGCGCACGTCTATGTCTGCGGCGCCATCGGCATGGGCAAGGACGTGCACGCTGCCTTGCTGGACATTGTGGCCACCCACGGCGCCCGCAGCGCCGAAGACGCCGCCGCGTATCTCACACAGCTGCAGGTGGAGGGACGCTATGCGCGCGATGTCTATTAA
- the cysI gene encoding assimilatory sulfite reductase (NADPH) hemoprotein subunit, giving the protein MSHSVEDIKSESRRLRGSLQQSLADAVTGALREDDQTLIKYHGSYQQDDRDIRDERRRQKLEPAYQFMIRTRTPGGVISPSQWLALDGIATRYANHSLRITTRQAFQFHGVIKRELKATMQAINATLVDTLAACGDVNRNVQVAANPLLSQAHATLYADAARVSEHLLPNTRAYYEIWLDEERVSGSGSEDEPIYGDRYLPRKFKIGFAAPPLNDVDVFANDLGFIAILRDGELLGYNVSIGGGMGASHGDAETWPRVANVIGFVTRDQLLELATAVVTTQRDLGNRAVRKRARFKYTIDDHGLDTIVAEIERRAGFSLQPAQRFAFEHNGDRYGWVAGDDGLWHLTLSLPAGRIADTETSAHLSGLRAIAQLNVGEFRMTPNQNLVIAGVPAPQRAQIDALVAQYALDAGNHAATALARGAMACVALPTCGLAMAEAERYLPDFSAALQPLLQQHGLADTPIVLRLSGCPNGCSRPYLAEIALVGKAPGRYNLMLGGDRRGQRLNTLYRENIAEPEILAALDPLLARYAAERDQAGDEGFGDFLHRSGLIALPPYPTHRHLDLELLA; this is encoded by the coding sequence ATGAGCCACTCCGTCGAAGACATCAAATCCGAAAGTCGCCGTCTGCGCGGATCACTGCAGCAGAGCCTGGCCGATGCGGTGACCGGGGCGCTGCGCGAGGACGATCAGACGCTGATCAAGTACCACGGCAGCTACCAGCAGGACGATCGCGATATCCGCGATGAGCGGCGTCGGCAGAAACTCGAGCCGGCGTATCAGTTCATGATCCGCACCCGTACCCCGGGTGGGGTGATCTCGCCCAGCCAGTGGCTGGCGCTGGATGGCATCGCCACCCGTTACGCCAACCATTCGCTACGCATCACCACCCGCCAGGCGTTCCAGTTCCATGGCGTGATCAAGCGCGAACTCAAGGCGACCATGCAGGCGATCAACGCCACCTTGGTCGATACGCTGGCGGCCTGCGGCGACGTCAATCGCAACGTGCAGGTTGCGGCCAACCCCTTGTTGTCGCAGGCCCATGCCACGCTGTACGCCGATGCCGCGCGCGTGTCCGAGCACCTGTTGCCCAATACCCGTGCGTACTACGAAATCTGGCTGGACGAGGAACGCGTCTCCGGTTCCGGCAGCGAAGACGAGCCGATCTACGGCGATCGGTATCTGCCGCGCAAGTTCAAGATCGGCTTCGCCGCCCCGCCGCTCAACGACGTGGACGTGTTCGCCAACGACCTGGGCTTCATTGCCATCCTGCGCGACGGCGAGCTGCTCGGTTACAACGTCAGCATCGGTGGCGGCATGGGCGCCAGCCATGGCGACGCGGAAACCTGGCCACGCGTGGCCAACGTCATTGGTTTCGTGACCCGCGATCAATTGCTGGAGCTCGCGACCGCGGTGGTCACCACCCAGCGCGATCTAGGTAACCGCGCGGTGCGCAAGCGCGCGCGCTTCAAGTACACCATCGACGATCACGGCCTGGACACCATCGTGGCCGAGATCGAACGTCGCGCCGGTTTTTCGCTGCAGCCTGCGCAAAGATTCGCGTTCGAGCACAACGGCGACCGCTATGGCTGGGTCGCAGGCGACGACGGCCTGTGGCATCTGACCCTGTCGCTGCCGGCCGGGCGCATTGCCGACACCGAGACCAGCGCGCACCTGAGCGGGCTGCGCGCGATTGCGCAGTTGAACGTGGGCGAGTTCCGGATGACGCCCAACCAGAATCTGGTCATCGCCGGTGTACCTGCGCCGCAGCGCGCGCAGATCGATGCGCTGGTTGCGCAGTACGCGCTGGATGCGGGCAACCATGCCGCCACCGCGCTGGCACGCGGTGCGATGGCCTGCGTGGCACTGCCGACTTGCGGCCTGGCGATGGCCGAGGCCGAGCGCTACCTGCCTGATTTCAGCGCTGCGCTGCAGCCGCTGTTGCAGCAGCACGGGCTGGCCGACACCCCCATCGTGCTGCGCCTGTCCGGTTGCCCCAATGGGTGTTCGCGCCCGTATCTGGCCGAGATCGCACTGGTGGGCAAGGCACCCGGTCGCTACAACCTGATGCTGGGCGGCGACCGTCGCGGCCAGCGTCTGAATACCCTGTATCGCGAAAACATCGCCGAGCCGGAGATCCTGGCCGCGCTGGACCCGTTACTGGCCCGCTACGCCGCAGAACGCGATCAGGCCGGCGACGAAGGCTTCGGCGATTTCCTGCACCGCAGTGGACTGATCGCACTGCCGCCCTACCCCACGCACCGTCACCTCGACCTGGAATTGCTCGCATGA
- a CDS encoding phosphoadenylyl-sulfate reductase, with translation MTALPAASITSSALDDLDGLNAQLESLRADERVAWALQHGPQDAALSSSFGAQSAVTLHLLTQQRPDIPVILVDTGYLFPETYRFADALADRLKLNLKVYRPLVSRAWMEARHGRLWEQGMVGIDQYNNLRKVEPMRRALDELNVGTWFTGLRRSQSGGRAQTPIVQKRGDRYKISPIADWTDRDVWQYLQAHDLPYHPLWEQGYVSIGDFHTTRRWEPGMREEDTRFFGLKRECGIHEDI, from the coding sequence ATGACCGCGCTGCCCGCTGCATCGATCACCTCTTCCGCGCTGGACGACCTGGACGGGCTCAACGCGCAACTGGAAAGCCTGCGCGCCGACGAGCGCGTGGCGTGGGCGCTTCAACATGGTCCGCAGGACGCCGCGCTGTCGTCCAGCTTCGGCGCGCAATCGGCGGTCACGCTGCATCTGCTCACCCAGCAGCGCCCGGACATTCCGGTGATCCTGGTCGATACCGGCTACCTGTTTCCGGAGACCTACCGCTTTGCCGATGCGCTGGCCGACCGGCTCAAGCTCAACCTCAAGGTGTATCGCCCGCTGGTCAGCCGCGCCTGGATGGAAGCGCGCCATGGCCGGTTGTGGGAACAGGGCATGGTCGGCATCGACCAGTACAACAACCTGCGCAAGGTCGAACCGATGCGCCGCGCACTGGACGAGCTCAATGTCGGCACCTGGTTCACCGGCCTGCGCCGCAGCCAGTCCGGCGGACGCGCGCAGACGCCGATCGTGCAGAAGCGCGGCGACCGCTACAAGATCAGCCCGATCGCCGACTGGACCGACCGCGATGTGTGGCAATACCTGCAGGCGCACGACCTGCCGTATCACCCGCTGTGGGAGCAAGGCTACGTCTCGATCGGCGACTTCCACACCACCCGCCGCTGGGAACCGGGCATGCGCGAAGAAGACACACGCTTTTTCGGCCTCAAGCGCGAGTGCGGGATTCACGAGGACATTTGA
- a CDS encoding PepSY domain-containing protein produces the protein MRTRTGTASVDLAPGDGRWRFYRAVWRWHFYAGLLVLPFIIWLALTGAAFLYQDAIDRTVHHGLKVVPVGAARASAQHLVEVAQRDGGGTLFRYTTPKRADASAEIGLVDAQGTRRVVYVDPYRMRALGSLPEHGTLAWTIRRLHSLELIGPFARGLIEMAAGWAIVLVLTGVYLWWPRGRRGGVVNVRGTPKQRLFWRDLHAVTGAGVGAVLVFLALTGMPWSWLWGAQVNRWANGHDFGYPAGLRVQQPMSEQRLSETTDPAWSLRQARLPESALPAAGALDERWQDGQADGLRAAAVHAADPHPNPSSAPRSVPAARARQGAQAVPSSPEGRAAGFHPAHPEHPEHPEHSEHSEHSEHSEHPEHSEHPEHPEHSEHSEHSEHSEQPEQPEQPEQPEHSSQSDQSVHAAHGGAGSVAAPGRGAMGLDAAMARFDTLGIAPGYSVSPPRGARGVYTASVYPADLQQQRVIHLDQYSGAVLLDMHYRDYGPVGRALEWGINVHLGQQYGTANQLILLFACAAIVLLCVSAAVMWWKRRPVGGLGVPPLPADPRTLRGLLVLLVLCGLLFPMVGLSLLLMWLFDRYWIQRSQADAAA, from the coding sequence ATGCGCACACGCACGGGGACTGCCAGCGTCGACCTGGCGCCGGGCGATGGTCGCTGGCGGTTCTATCGCGCGGTGTGGCGCTGGCATTTCTATGCCGGGCTGCTGGTGCTGCCTTTCATCATCTGGCTGGCGCTGACGGGCGCGGCATTCTTGTATCAGGATGCCATCGATCGCACGGTGCACCACGGTTTGAAAGTGGTGCCGGTGGGCGCGGCGCGCGCGTCTGCACAGCACCTGGTGGAGGTCGCGCAGCGCGACGGTGGCGGCACGTTGTTCCGCTACACCACGCCCAAACGTGCCGATGCCAGTGCAGAGATTGGCCTGGTAGATGCGCAGGGCACGCGCAGGGTGGTGTATGTGGACCCGTATCGCATGCGTGCGTTGGGCAGCTTGCCCGAGCACGGCACCCTGGCCTGGACGATTCGGCGGCTGCACAGTCTGGAGTTGATCGGCCCGTTCGCACGGGGCCTGATCGAAATGGCGGCGGGGTGGGCGATCGTGCTGGTGCTCACCGGTGTGTACCTGTGGTGGCCGCGCGGGCGGCGTGGTGGGGTGGTCAACGTCCGTGGCACGCCGAAACAGCGGCTGTTCTGGCGCGACCTGCATGCGGTGACCGGTGCCGGCGTGGGGGCGGTCCTGGTGTTTCTGGCGCTGACCGGCATGCCGTGGTCGTGGCTATGGGGAGCGCAGGTCAATCGCTGGGCCAACGGGCACGACTTCGGCTATCCGGCCGGCCTGCGCGTGCAGCAGCCGATGTCGGAGCAACGCTTATCCGAAACAACCGATCCGGCGTGGTCGTTGCGGCAGGCACGTCTGCCGGAGTCCGCGTTGCCTGCGGCTGGTGCGCTGGACGAGCGATGGCAGGACGGGCAAGCGGACGGGCTGCGCGCAGCTGCGGTGCACGCGGCCGATCCTCACCCCAACCCCAGCTCCGCGCCCCGGTCCGTGCCAGCAGCGCGGGCGCGCCAAGGCGCGCAAGCAGTGCCTTCGAGCCCCGAGGGGAGAGCGGCTGGCTTCCATCCGGCTCATCCAGAACATCCAGAACATCCAGAACATTCAGAACATTCAGAACATTCAGAACATTCAGAACATCCAGAACATTCAGAACATCCAGAACATCCAGAACATTCAGAACATTCAGAACATTCAGAACATTCAGAACAACCGGAGCAACCGGAGCAACCGGAGCAACCGGAGCATTCAAGCCAGTCAGACCAATCCGTCCATGCGGCGCACGGTGGCGCCGGCAGTGTCGCTGCGCCAGGGAGGGGCGCGATGGGACTGGATGCGGCGATGGCGCGGTTCGATACGCTCGGTATTGCGCCGGGGTATAGCGTGTCGCCGCCGCGTGGCGCGCGTGGTGTGTATACGGCTTCGGTTTACCCGGCCGATCTGCAGCAGCAGCGGGTGATCCATCTGGATCAGTACAGCGGTGCGGTGCTGCTGGACATGCACTACCGCGATTACGGGCCGGTGGGGCGCGCGCTGGAATGGGGCATCAATGTGCATCTGGGCCAGCAATACGGCACTGCCAATCAGTTGATCCTGTTGTTTGCCTGCGCGGCGATCGTGCTGTTGTGCGTCAGTGCCGCGGTGATGTGGTGGAAGCGGCGGCCGGTGGGTGGGCTGGGCGTGCCGCCCTTGCCCGCCGACCCACGCACCCTGCGCGGGTTGCTGGTGCTGCTGGTGCTGTGCGGGTTGCTGTTTCCGATGGTGGGGCTGTCGCTGCTGCTGATGTGGCTGTTCGATCGTTACTGGATACAGCGCTCGCAAGCAGACGCTGCGGCGTGA